The following are encoded together in the Saliniramus fredricksonii genome:
- a CDS encoding 3-keto-5-aminohexanoate cleavage protein has protein sequence MAKTDKVIITCAVTGAIHTPSMSPHLPVTPQEIAEAAIGAAEAGAAIVHLHARNPETGQPDQSPEAFLPFLQVIKQRSDCVINLTTGGSPTMLAEERLRPAATLAPEVASLNMGTMNFGLYPMLERFKEFKHDWERPYLEGSRDRIFRNTFADIETILATCDGNGTRFEFECYDIGHLYTLAHFLDRGLVKPPLFVQSVFGILGGIGPHPEDVAHMKRTADRLFGSNYKWSVLGAGRNQMPIAAMSAAMGANVRVGLEDSLWIRPRQLAESNAQQVRQVRGIIENLGLEIATPDEARSMLALKGGDAVNF, from the coding sequence CGCCGTGACCGGCGCGATTCACACACCGTCCATGTCGCCGCATCTGCCGGTGACGCCGCAGGAGATCGCGGAAGCGGCGATCGGTGCGGCGGAGGCCGGCGCTGCTATCGTGCATCTGCATGCGCGCAATCCCGAGACCGGCCAGCCGGACCAGTCGCCGGAAGCTTTCCTGCCCTTTCTGCAGGTGATCAAGCAGCGTTCCGATTGCGTGATCAACCTTACCACCGGCGGCTCGCCGACCATGCTCGCGGAGGAGCGTCTGCGCCCCGCCGCGACGCTCGCGCCGGAAGTCGCCTCGCTCAATATGGGCACGATGAATTTCGGGCTCTATCCGATGCTGGAGCGCTTCAAGGAGTTCAAGCACGATTGGGAGCGGCCCTATCTGGAAGGTTCGCGGGATCGCATCTTCCGCAACACCTTCGCCGATATCGAGACGATCCTCGCCACCTGTGACGGCAACGGCACGCGGTTCGAATTCGAATGCTACGATATCGGCCATCTCTACACGCTGGCCCATTTCCTCGATCGCGGCCTCGTCAAGCCGCCGCTCTTCGTGCAGAGCGTGTTCGGGATTCTCGGCGGGATCGGCCCGCATCCCGAGGATGTCGCCCATATGAAGCGCACCGCCGACCGGCTGTTCGGATCGAATTACAAATGGTCCGTGCTGGGTGCGGGGCGCAACCAGATGCCGATCGCGGCGATGTCGGCGGCGATGGGGGCGAATGTGCGCGTCGGGCTCGAAGACAGCCTCTGGATCCGCCCGCGCCAGCTCGCCGAGAGCAACGCCCAGCAGGTCAGGCAGGTGCGCGGCATCATCGAGAATCTCGGCCTCGAGATCGCGACGCCCGACGAAGCGCGTTCCATGCTCGCCCTGAAGGGCGGCGATGCGGTGAATTTCTGA